A portion of the Bdellovibrionales bacterium CG10_big_fil_rev_8_21_14_0_10_45_34 genome contains these proteins:
- a CDS encoding NADPH-dependent 7-cyano-7-deazaguanine reductase QueF — MSESKLYGQIQVENAELEAFDNRTLDRRYLIEFTCPEFTCLCPRSGFPDFATIYIRYVPHLKCVELKSLKLYINRFRNEKVFHEDVTNRILGDLVGLLDPWEIEVKGDFSVRGNIKTVITSKQIKEQDATKRLIG, encoded by the coding sequence ATGAGTGAATCAAAACTATATGGTCAAATCCAGGTGGAAAATGCAGAACTTGAGGCGTTTGACAATAGAACCCTCGATCGGCGGTATTTAATCGAATTTACGTGCCCAGAGTTTACTTGTTTGTGCCCACGAAGTGGATTTCCGGACTTCGCGACCATTTACATTAGGTATGTACCGCACCTGAAATGCGTCGAGCTAAAGTCCCTCAAGTTGTACATAAACAGGTTTCGAAACGAAAAAGTTTTCCATGAAGACGTGACGAACAGAATCCTGGGCGATTTGGTTGGACTTCTTGACCCCTGGGAGATCGAAGTCAAAGGCGACTTTAGCGTGCGAGGGAATATCAAGACAGTGATCACTTCGAAACAAATCAAAGAGCAAGATGCCACCAAGCGATTGATCGGGTAA
- a CDS encoding transcriptional repressor — MKLAHRKLDINYFKSIVRDLGLKVTHQRLLILENILKGREHITAQEVFENVIERSPEVGFATVYRFLRTLTEAGYLTEVRMKGLPARYEWAHKEHHHHLTCTKCGRIYEFENQLIEDIQDRVAQSFNFLLTDHVFELWGLCHECQPRATDGASDFVKLPKPQIAAV; from the coding sequence ATGAAACTAGCACATCGAAAGTTAGATATTAATTACTTTAAATCTATTGTTCGAGACCTGGGGTTAAAGGTAACCCACCAAAGGTTGCTGATACTCGAGAATATTTTAAAGGGCCGCGAGCATATTACGGCACAGGAAGTTTTTGAAAACGTTATCGAGCGCTCACCTGAGGTGGGATTCGCCACCGTGTATCGATTTTTACGCACCTTGACTGAGGCCGGCTATTTGACCGAAGTGCGCATGAAGGGCCTGCCAGCTCGCTATGAATGGGCCCACAAAGAGCATCACCACCACCTCACTTGCACCAAGTGCGGCCGCATTTATGAGTTTGAGAATCAACTTATCGAAGACATTCAAGATCGGGTCGCTCAGAGTTTTAACTTTTTGTTAACTGATCACGTATTCGAACTTTGGGGGCTGTGCCATGAATGTCAGCCTAGGGCGACAGACGGAGCTTCTGATTTTGTGAAGCTTCCAAAGCCACAAATAGCAGCCGTCTGA
- a CDS encoding nucleotidyltransferase, producing MTNIKAPSTLELRNAVDSLKTAKRLLSDAIKAEPQNIELHKALRDACIQRFEFCVELSWKTSVKALGLEIKSPNTAIRDMARNNLIEDTQVWFDLLVARNKTSHTYDDTIARDVYNIAEKSLPLFESLCTKIESLIK from the coding sequence ATGACAAACATTAAGGCACCATCCACTTTAGAGCTGAGAAATGCAGTCGATTCATTAAAAACGGCAAAAAGACTTCTCTCGGACGCTATTAAAGCGGAACCTCAGAATATTGAACTCCATAAAGCTCTTAGGGATGCGTGTATTCAACGTTTCGAATTCTGCGTGGAGTTGTCTTGGAAAACCTCGGTCAAAGCTCTAGGCCTAGAGATCAAATCTCCTAACACTGCAATTCGCGATATGGCTCGTAACAACCTTATTGAAGATACACAGGTTTGGTTTGATCTTCTCGTTGCAAGAAACAAGACTTCTCACACCTACGATGACACTATTGCGCGAGACGTTTACAATATAGCAGAAAAATCCCTGCCTCTTTTTGAAAGCCTCTGTACAAAAATTGAGAGTCTTATCAAGTGA
- a CDS encoding addiction module toxin RelE, with protein sequence MLKIEISKRAEKFIRKLPPKQARQVSSKILELRSNPEPHDSKPLKGYEQYRRTDIGEYRIVYFVQESVVLIVVLVGKRNDDEVYKKLKRL encoded by the coding sequence ATGCTAAAAATTGAAATCTCCAAGAGAGCGGAGAAATTCATCAGGAAACTCCCGCCCAAACAAGCACGCCAGGTTTCGTCGAAAATTTTAGAACTCCGCTCTAATCCTGAACCACACGACAGCAAACCCCTTAAAGGTTATGAGCAATATCGAAGGACGGACATTGGCGAGTATCGTATTGTTTATTTTGTTCAAGAGTCCGTGGTTTTAATTGTGGTTCTTGTTGGCAAGAGAAACGATGACGAAGTTTATAAAAAATTGAAGAGGCTTTGA
- a CDS encoding prevent-host-death protein encodes MGAKQKKDTMSASEAKNNFGELLECARKKPVKIERNGRPVAVVISNEEFERLEALEDEWWARQADEALKEGTLGAEDSEKFLAEMMNAKN; translated from the coding sequence ATGGGAGCAAAACAGAAAAAAGACACAATGTCGGCAAGCGAAGCCAAGAATAATTTTGGCGAACTTTTGGAGTGTGCCCGAAAGAAACCTGTAAAAATTGAACGAAATGGGCGCCCTGTGGCGGTTGTCATTTCTAACGAAGAGTTTGAGAGGTTGGAAGCCCTTGAAGACGAGTGGTGGGCAAGACAAGCTGACGAAGCGTTGAAAGAGGGAACTCTTGGGGCAGAGGATAGTGAGAAGTTTTTAGCGGAAATGATGAATGCTAAAAATTGA
- a CDS encoding XRE family transcriptional regulator, which yields MKNKKPYKPAKPFFEKLLKDREIRIHFEEEKSKTEIAHAVRTARLRADLTQAELAKLIGTTQSVIARLEGGTDKRVPSIPLLARLAAACGAHFEFGFTFSKVS from the coding sequence ATGAAAAATAAGAAGCCATATAAGCCAGCAAAACCTTTTTTCGAAAAATTGCTCAAAGATCGAGAAATTCGAATTCACTTTGAAGAAGAAAAATCAAAAACAGAAATTGCCCATGCCGTACGAACAGCGAGGTTGAGAGCTGATCTCACACAGGCCGAGCTAGCCAAGCTTATCGGAACAACTCAAAGTGTAATTGCTCGTCTTGAGGGCGGAACCGATAAGCGAGTTCCTTCGATCCCTTTACTAGCTCGCCTTGCCGCCGCTTGCGGAGCACATTTTGAATTTGGTTTTACATTCTCAAAAGTGAGTTGA
- a CDS encoding type II toxin-antitoxin system RelE/ParE family toxin, with amino-acid sequence MPKADQARFADVFDGIEKFGLSCPRVQFRQLRGKLWEVKFNSPSGGYRIAYVVVESETMVWLHAFKKKTQKTPASDLEIAEKRMKEVLGL; translated from the coding sequence CTGCCAAAGGCAGATCAAGCACGTTTTGCCGATGTCTTCGATGGGATTGAGAAGTTTGGACTCAGTTGCCCGAGGGTTCAGTTTCGGCAACTGAGAGGAAAGCTCTGGGAAGTGAAATTTAACTCTCCAAGCGGAGGCTACAGGATCGCATATGTCGTGGTAGAGTCTGAAACGATGGTTTGGTTGCATGCCTTTAAAAAGAAAACTCAGAAGACTCCAGCGAGTGACTTGGAGATTGCTGAAAAACGAATGAAAGAGGTCCTTGGACTATGA
- a CDS encoding type II toxin-antitoxin system mRNA interferase toxin, RelE/StbE family, producing MANSPWKVFFQKSALKEYRKLPKKVRGKIDEALEILSINPLSELLTFKKIRGKDNHYRIRVGDYRIVYTPQNDKLIIRVIRVGHRKDVYRFF from the coding sequence ATGGCTAATTCGCCGTGGAAAGTTTTTTTTCAAAAATCGGCGCTTAAGGAATACCGTAAACTTCCCAAAAAAGTCAGGGGGAAAATTGACGAAGCCCTCGAGATTCTTAGTATTAACCCCTTAAGTGAGCTTCTCACTTTCAAAAAGATTAGAGGCAAAGACAATCACTATCGAATTCGCGTTGGTGATTATCGAATAGTTTATACTCCACAAAATGACAAACTTATCATTAGAGTCATCCGAGTCGGCCACAGAAAAGACGTTTATAGATTTTTTTAA